CAGTGGTGAGGGCGAGCAGTGCATTTTCGAGGATCTGAACCCGCACCTCGAGTGGATGGATATACACCTCTTCAAATTCAAGACGCTTGGCTACACGTTCATACGTGACATCTCGAACCGAACCTTTGCAAAAGGAGGGCACGGGCCGGAATCGGCGCCCTCCGTCCGGGAGTTCTTCCAACTGCGTGTGCAGGTTCTGAAGTTGCCGTTGCCAGACTGGATACGCGTACAGCCACGCCTCCACTTGATCGATGGGTACCTCTCTCATGAGCGCTCCCCCCACTTGTTCTGTCGTACGCGTCCCTTCACCCGCTTGTACGCATCGTGCTGCATGAGCTTTTCATAGGCCCGGTGTGTATCCGGGTAACAGGGGGTTGTTTCCTTTGCGATGGGCTTCTCCTGGGCTTCCGCTGGTTTCTTAGGCTCAAGCATTTCCGTCCATCTCCTTCACGTTCGTTTGTTCACTTTTGTGAACATTGCAGAGACAAAAAAGGTCGTCAAACTTTGCTCCCAATGCCACGCAAAATTGCCTTGCCGCCTGCGGGCTTGGATGGCGCATCCCTCGTTCCAGTTGGCTGACATACGCCACGCTGTAATCGACTTGCTGCGCCAGCTCACGTTGCGACAACCCCTTGACAATCCGCGTTCGGGTGAACTCGTCCACTTTCACAAGAATCAGTCCGCTGAACTTCGACATGAGCACGCCTCCCGTTTGGCCTACAAATGATGGTAAGGAAATCATAGTCTCGTCCACAGAATCTGACAACCGTATTTTTGTTCACTTTTGATTACTTTTATGATTGCACCCTCACCACCCGGATGGTATGATTCAGACCAGTGATGCATTGCACTGGGAGCGGTGAAAGTGAACGAGGATTTTGGGTCTTGGCTACGCAAAGTGCGCCTGGAAAAACGATGGACACAACGGACACTGGCAGCGAGGTCCGGGCTATCGCTCGGGTATATATCCAGTGTGGAAAACAGCAAGCGCAAACCAAAGACAAGTTCCCTTGTGGCACTCGCGCAAGCGCTCGATATCCCCTACGCACAGGCATTACAGTCGGCCGGGTATTTGGACGACGGCTTGGTGCTCTTTGCGCACCGCTTGCGAACCACACGCACAAATCTCGGAATGACAACAAATGAGTTGGCTTCGTTGTGCAGCGTATCGATCAGAACGCTGGAACGCTGGGAATCTTCCCCGAAATCATGGCCAAGCGAACAAACGTTGGCCAAACTCGCAGCCGCACTGACAGTATCCGTCGAGTATCTGCGCGGACAGTCCGATGCCACCACCAGCTACCCCATCGATTTGCAAGAGATTCTGGAGCAACCGGATCTAACCTACAACGGCGTGACGTTGAATCCGGAGCAATTGAAATTCGTCCGCGACTTCCTCCAAGGCGTCATCCAGCTTTCTGCGCACCAAGCCCCTGCATCGCCGCAAAAGAGACCGCCAAATCGTAAGTAAACCAGGTTCACAAAATTCTATACAAATGTGGACACATGGCAGGAACTAGAAGCTGGGTTGCCGAATTCAATCCGCATACCCCAATCTATGGGAGGTGTACGGATGTTTATCTTTCCGGATCTCTCGAATGAACTTCACGCCATGCAAGATGCAGGCATCGTCATCAGCCCTTGGCTCGCCGGACTGTCCAGCGAGGGCCGCTTGGATGCCGCCCTATACAGCGATATGAGCACACGTGCCCGTGAATTCGCCCATGTCCACTGGACCGAGGAGGAACGAGTGCGCGTACTGCATCATTTTCCATCTCCTGACCGCATCCCACAAATCGCGGTGCATGAAATCGTCGCCTCCATCGCCGTGTACTTGGCGCACGAGCGGACAGGGCAGTTAGAAGTGGATGAACCGTTAATCGAAGAGGCTATGAAGCTGGTGACCCAGTTTGTGAGTGAGCACAGTTTTGGCACCTTGCTGCAGTTATACATGCTCGTCACTAGTTGGGAGAACCAAAATGCGTTGAAACACTTTGGTGAGATTCCAGAACGCAACTTCGTGCTCGGTGGCTGGCACCGTCCCTGGGTCGACTACAGTCTTGGTGAGGAATTGATGTTTGCCGCCCTGCTTGGCAACGTGGAAGTTATAGAACGCGATGGACATCGCTTTGTCCGGTTGACAGAGGAAGGGGAGCAGGCGCTCGAGCGTGCCTCCGAGATGCTGGAGCAAGCAGGCTATTTCAAGCAGCGGCTGCAGTTCCTGCGGATCTCGCAGTTCAATCTCTACGACGCGTATGAGCAGGTGGCCGATGAAATCTGGCCCGATACCCCACAGCAACGAAAGGACTTTGTCCAATTTGTCGGTATGCATCCGGGAATGCGGGTGTTGGAACTCGGTTGCGCCAATGGGCCTTTGACTTTCGAAGGCGGATTGGCAA
This genomic interval from Ferroacidibacillus organovorans contains the following:
- a CDS encoding helix-turn-helix domain-containing protein; its protein translation is MNEDFGSWLRKVRLEKRWTQRTLAARSGLSLGYISSVENSKRKPKTSSLVALAQALDIPYAQALQSAGYLDDGLVLFAHRLRTTRTNLGMTTNELASLCSVSIRTLERWESSPKSWPSEQTLAKLAAALTVSVEYLRGQSDATTSYPIDLQEILEQPDLTYNGVTLNPEQLKFVRDFLQGVIQLSAHQAPASPQKRPPNRK
- a CDS encoding helix-turn-helix domain-containing protein, which translates into the protein MSKFSGLILVKVDEFTRTRIVKGLSQRELAQQVDYSVAYVSQLERGMRHPSPQAARQFCVALGAKFDDLFCLCNVHKSEQTNVKEMDGNA
- a CDS encoding class I SAM-dependent methyltransferase, translated to MFIFPDLSNELHAMQDAGIVISPWLAGLSSEGRLDAALYSDMSTRAREFAHVHWTEEERVRVLHHFPSPDRIPQIAVHEIVASIAVYLAHERTGQLEVDEPLIEEAMKLVTQFVSEHSFGTLLQLYMLVTSWENQNALKHFGEIPERNFVLGGWHRPWVDYSLGEELMFAALLGNVEVIERDGHRFVRLTEEGEQALERASEMLEQAGYFKQRLQFLRISQFNLYDAYEQVADEIWPDTPQQRKDFVQFVGMHPGMRVLELGCANGPLTFEGGLANAVQPGGHIIAVDPSTGMLARARTKQRSLQIDWIEFMYGRAESLPFDAGSFDMVLGTGFLHFTDLKLSIPEMTRLVRPGGVIGSWHPLKADLNVPFFREWFAPLFELAAKRAERPRDFLIEPNTVNEALVMAGLIRVEERSMPVITMFHDPVKVVNHFIRGVGWFSEELAPLPWKAREDLIEDLIERGKYVCERFTPEERVFRFPGQAIRAKRPIR